One genomic region from Prochlorococcus marinus CUG1433 encodes:
- a CDS encoding alpha-D-glucose phosphate-specific phosphoglucomutase encodes MTQVNVININSPFLDQKPGTSGLRKSTLKFQEEHYLEIFIEAILQSLEDLQGSTLVVGGDGRYGNIEAIEKIVQICIAHKVQKVIVPKYGLLSTPATSHLIRKENAIGGIILSASHNPGGIDGDFGVKLNISNGGPAPEIITNKIFKASQLLTSYKICKIQLPNFSEYGTYSYGETTLEIIDGLKDYSNLMEKIFDFDQISDFLKKDFSLIFDAMNAVTGPYAKNIFVEKMGLAHDCVMNGNPLKDFGGLHPDPNLTYASHLADLLLNKKFYSFGAACDGDGDRNMILGRGCFVNPSDSLAVITANTKCVPGYKDGITGVARSMPTSSAVDNVAKALNIPCFETPTGWKFFGNLLDSNLITLCGEESFGTGSNHVREKDGLWAVLYWLQVLAEKKCSVSDLMQNHWKEFGRNYYSRHDYEAIPSNIAYQIFGNLASMLETLRGNSFAGHLVKVADNFSYLDPVDNSLSENQGLRLVLDDNSRVIVRLSGTGTKGATLRLYFEKFLDPQQNLSLNPQIALKPLINDLDALLNISKLTQMETPTVIT; translated from the coding sequence ATGACTCAAGTTAATGTAATTAATATCAATTCTCCTTTTCTAGATCAAAAACCAGGCACTTCTGGTTTAAGAAAAAGTACTTTAAAGTTTCAGGAGGAACATTATTTAGAAATTTTTATTGAAGCAATCTTACAATCATTGGAAGATTTACAAGGTTCAACATTAGTAGTTGGTGGTGATGGCAGATATGGCAATATTGAAGCGATAGAAAAAATTGTCCAAATTTGCATTGCTCATAAAGTCCAAAAGGTTATTGTTCCAAAGTACGGTTTATTATCTACTCCTGCGACATCACATTTAATTAGAAAAGAAAATGCTATTGGTGGAATTATTCTTTCTGCAAGCCATAATCCTGGTGGAATTGATGGTGACTTTGGAGTGAAATTGAATATCTCTAATGGTGGCCCAGCTCCTGAGATAATTACTAATAAGATTTTCAAGGCTTCACAATTACTAACTAGTTATAAAATTTGTAAAATTCAATTGCCTAACTTTAGTGAATATGGAACTTATTCTTACGGTGAAACTACCTTAGAAATTATTGATGGATTAAAAGATTATTCTAATTTGATGGAGAAAATTTTTGATTTTGATCAAATTAGTGATTTTTTAAAAAAAGACTTCTCGTTAATCTTTGATGCAATGAATGCGGTTACAGGCCCATATGCAAAAAATATTTTTGTTGAAAAAATGGGTCTTGCGCATGATTGTGTCATGAATGGCAACCCGTTAAAAGATTTTGGAGGTTTACATCCTGATCCTAATCTTACTTACGCATCTCACTTGGCTGATTTGTTATTAAATAAAAAATTTTACAGTTTTGGTGCTGCATGTGATGGAGATGGAGATAGGAATATGATTTTAGGAAGAGGATGTTTTGTAAATCCTAGTGATAGCCTTGCAGTTATCACTGCTAACACAAAATGTGTTCCTGGTTATAAAGATGGTATTACAGGTGTGGCACGATCCATGCCAACCAGCTCAGCGGTTGATAATGTAGCTAAAGCATTAAATATACCTTGTTTTGAGACACCTACTGGCTGGAAGTTTTTTGGAAATCTTTTAGATTCCAATTTAATTACTTTATGTGGAGAAGAAAGTTTTGGAACAGGTAGTAATCATGTGAGAGAGAAAGATGGACTATGGGCAGTTTTGTATTGGTTACAAGTTTTAGCTGAGAAAAAATGTTCGGTAAGCGATTTGATGCAGAATCATTGGAAAGAATTTGGTAGGAATTATTATTCAAGACATGATTATGAGGCAATTCCCTCAAATATTGCTTATCAAATCTTTGGTAATCTAGCTTCTATGCTAGAAACTTTAAGAGGAAATAGTTTTGCTGGCCATTTAGTTAAAGTTGCAGATAACTTTTCATATTTAGATCCTGTTGATAATTCCCTTAGCGAAAATCAAGGTTTAAGATTGGTCCTTGATGATAATTCTCGAGTAATTGTACGCCTTTCGGGAACTGGAACTAAGGGAGCAACATTAAGACTTTACTTTGAGAAATTTTTAGATCCTCAACAGAATCTTTCGTTAAATCCTCAGATTGCTTTAAAACCTCTAATAAATGATTTAGATGCTTTATTGAACATTTCAAAACTTACTCAAATGGAAACTCCTACAGTAATTACATAA
- a CDS encoding AAA family ATPase, whose amino-acid sequence MHSENLFTNYSHIEDNAPLADKLRPKKLEDFLGQQPILNENSLLRSAILNDKISNFIFSGPPGVGKTTLIEIISFYTRSKLIKLNAVLSGVKELRNEIASAKDRLINSKRKTILFIDEVHRFTAVQQDALLPSIENGTITFIGATTENPFFAVNKALVSRSRIFKLFPLAENDLQKIIQKVITHYSKKIDSKKVYLTQDAISHLIKFSGGDARTLINALEMAIESTAENDVKEININLSIAEDALQKKNIVYDKNGQNHYDVISAFIKSIRGSDPDATLFWLANMLEAGEDPNFIFRRLLITASEDIGIADPNAIVVVQSCCDAFDRVGFPEGLYFLTQASLYLAISSKSNSTKSIFKAIETIKSAKAFDVPLHLKNNSNSYVNPHNHPDNLDEQEYLPKSLRGLKIWEPNNIGWEKTQYEELLRRKENSKFFE is encoded by the coding sequence ATGCATTCAGAAAATTTATTTACTAATTATTCTCATATAGAAGACAATGCACCTTTGGCAGATAAATTAAGACCAAAGAAATTGGAGGATTTTTTGGGTCAACAACCAATCCTGAATGAGAATTCGCTTTTAAGAAGTGCAATATTAAACGATAAGATTAGTAATTTTATTTTTTCTGGCCCTCCTGGTGTCGGTAAAACTACTCTAATTGAAATTATTTCCTTTTATACTCGTTCAAAATTAATTAAGTTAAATGCAGTATTATCGGGTGTTAAAGAATTAAGAAATGAAATCGCTAGTGCAAAAGATAGATTAATAAATTCAAAAAGAAAAACAATTTTATTTATCGATGAGGTTCATAGATTTACAGCAGTTCAGCAAGATGCTTTATTACCTTCAATAGAAAATGGAACTATAACTTTTATTGGTGCTACAACTGAAAATCCTTTCTTTGCTGTTAATAAAGCGCTTGTTAGCAGGTCTCGTATTTTTAAATTATTTCCTTTGGCAGAAAATGATTTGCAGAAAATAATACAAAAAGTCATAACTCATTATTCTAAAAAAATAGATTCAAAAAAGGTTTATTTAACTCAAGATGCTATAAGTCATTTAATTAAATTTTCTGGCGGAGATGCAAGAACGTTAATCAATGCGCTAGAGATGGCCATAGAATCAACTGCTGAAAATGATGTTAAAGAAATCAACATTAATCTCTCAATAGCAGAGGATGCACTTCAAAAGAAAAATATTGTTTACGATAAAAATGGGCAAAATCATTACGATGTAATAAGTGCCTTTATCAAGTCCATAAGAGGTTCTGATCCAGATGCAACTTTATTCTGGCTTGCGAATATGCTGGAGGCTGGTGAAGATCCTAATTTTATTTTTAGAAGACTACTTATAACTGCAAGTGAAGATATAGGAATAGCTGATCCTAATGCCATAGTGGTTGTACAATCCTGTTGTGATGCTTTTGATAGAGTTGGTTTTCCAGAAGGATTATATTTTTTAACGCAGGCTTCTTTATATTTAGCTATTTCTTCAAAAAGTAATAGTACGAAAAGTATTTTTAAAGCAATTGAAACAATAAAATCTGCCAAAGCTTTTGATGTTCCTCTTCATTTAAAAAATAATTCTAATAGTTATGTCAACCCGCATAATCATCCAGATAATTTGGATGAACAAGAATATCTTCCCAAATCTTTAAGAGGTTTAAAAATATGGGAACCAAATAATATTGGATGGGAAAAAACTCAATATGAAGAACTGCTTAGAAGAAAAGAAAACTCAAAATTTTTCGAATAA
- a CDS encoding FAD-dependent oxidoreductase: protein MKSIQKPIVIVGAGFAGMTFALNLKNLNPSLPILMVDSQTNFIFKPLMYEVLSKEIRSWEATPKFANIFSDAGITFLRNCLTKISFKENILEFSDELKLSYQYLVICTGSIPNSFFIKGVDENCYFFNDSHDLNKLNSFLKKSQDTALHKKLFIVGGGPSGIELACKIKDIFTDQFEINVIEKSNEILNKNKIFNREQAEKALEKRKINILLNSTVKEVSETKITISSEVGISSFDKDIVIWTAGVKPNLSYLETDQITKKFGRILVNNNLQIENRKNCFAIGDISVIDGMEDLPITAQVAMQEGKHLANNLELLIQGKDPLPFEFQDNGEMISLGIGEASISGLGVTLSGKLAFEARRLIYASKLPDITESLKSASSWIFQKKSIFKKFLKKDYSN, encoded by the coding sequence ATGAAATCAATACAAAAACCAATAGTAATAGTTGGAGCAGGTTTTGCAGGTATGACATTTGCTTTGAATTTAAAGAACCTTAATCCCTCTTTACCGATTCTTATGGTTGATTCTCAAACTAACTTTATATTTAAACCTTTAATGTACGAAGTTTTAAGTAAAGAGATAAGAAGTTGGGAAGCTACCCCAAAATTTGCAAATATTTTTTCTGATGCGGGTATAACTTTTTTAAGAAATTGTTTAACAAAGATTTCCTTCAAAGAAAATATTCTTGAATTTAGTGATGAATTAAAATTAAGTTATCAATATCTCGTTATCTGTACAGGATCTATTCCAAATAGTTTTTTTATAAAAGGTGTAGATGAAAATTGTTATTTTTTTAATGATTCTCACGATTTAAATAAATTAAACTCTTTTTTAAAAAAATCACAAGATACTGCGTTGCACAAAAAGTTATTTATAGTTGGAGGTGGTCCCTCTGGTATCGAGTTGGCATGCAAAATTAAAGATATATTTACAGACCAATTTGAAATTAATGTAATAGAAAAATCAAACGAAATCCTCAATAAAAACAAAATTTTTAATAGAGAACAAGCAGAGAAGGCATTAGAAAAAAGAAAAATCAACATTCTTTTGAATTCCACAGTTAAAGAAGTCTCAGAAACAAAAATTACTATTTCTAGTGAGGTTGGGATAAGTTCCTTTGATAAAGATATTGTTATTTGGACAGCAGGTGTTAAACCTAATTTGTCTTACTTAGAAACTGATCAAATAACAAAAAAATTTGGACGAATTTTAGTTAATAATAATTTGCAAATAGAAAACCGTAAAAACTGTTTTGCTATTGGTGATATTTCAGTTATTGACGGAATGGAGGATTTACCCATAACTGCTCAGGTCGCTATGCAGGAAGGAAAGCATCTTGCTAATAATTTAGAACTTTTAATTCAAGGAAAAGATCCTTTACCCTTTGAATTTCAAGACAACGGTGAAATGATTAGCTTAGGAATAGGCGAAGCTTCAATTTCTGGCCTTGGGGTTACTTTATCTGGGAAACTGGCTTTTGAGGCAAGAAGACTTATATATGCTTCCAAATTGCCTGATATTACAGAAAGCTTAAAATCTGCATCTTCATGGATATTCCAAAAAAAATCTATTTTTAAAAAGTTTCTTAAAAAAGATTATTCGAATTAA
- a CDS encoding phosphoadenylyl-sulfate reductase, which produces MIEKIHNDIQTNLNKYNQDLLDMKPQRMLTWGYEKFDQQFAITTSFGIQSSVLLDMVSKLSLQKKIKIFWIDTGYLPPETYHYAEKLIESLSLEVEVLQSELSPARMEAKYGKLWETKKESDLDKYHELRKIKPLENGLEKYDITCWASGVRSSQTDNRNKMKFIDVIRQRLSLRPLLNWTNKDIFYYMEENNLPAHPLFIKGYSSVGDWHSSSPDGIETKGRDTRFGGIKQECGIHTNN; this is translated from the coding sequence ATGATTGAAAAAATTCACAACGATATTCAAACTAACTTGAATAAATATAATCAAGATCTTCTAGATATGAAGCCTCAAAGAATGCTTACATGGGGTTATGAAAAGTTTGATCAACAATTTGCTATTACAACAAGTTTTGGCATACAGTCATCAGTACTTTTAGATATGGTCAGCAAATTATCTCTACAAAAAAAAATCAAAATATTTTGGATAGATACAGGTTACCTTCCTCCAGAAACATACCATTACGCTGAAAAGCTTATTGAAAGTTTATCCTTAGAAGTTGAAGTTCTGCAAAGTGAATTATCTCCAGCAAGAATGGAGGCCAAATACGGAAAACTTTGGGAAACAAAAAAAGAGAGTGATTTAGATAAGTATCATGAATTGAGAAAGATAAAACCTTTAGAAAATGGTCTAGAAAAATATGATATTACCTGCTGGGCAAGCGGTGTTAGATCAAGTCAAACAGACAATAGAAACAAAATGAAATTCATAGACGTAATTCGTCAAAGGCTCTCTTTAAGACCTTTATTAAATTGGACAAATAAAGATATTTTTTATTATATGGAAGAAAATAATTTACCTGCACATCCACTTTTTATCAAAGGTTATTCTTCTGTAGGAGATTGGCATTCAAGCAGTCCCGATGGTATTGAAACAAAGGGTAGGGACACAAGATTTGGAGGAATTAAACAAGAATGTGGAATTCACACTAATAATTAA
- the bcp gene encoding thioredoxin-dependent thiol peroxidase: MALKVGDKAPEFKLKDSFEKEVSLSDFKGKRIILYFYPKDNTPGCTKEACNFKENYDLLTKNNIVVLGISKDNASSHQKFIEKFNLPFILLTDPEPFKVSSDYDSYGLKKFMGKEYMGMMRNTFLIDSEGNIEKIYLKVKAAIMADHIIADLGLS, encoded by the coding sequence ATGGCTCTTAAGGTTGGCGACAAAGCACCAGAATTTAAATTAAAAGATTCTTTTGAGAAAGAAGTTTCTCTAAGTGATTTTAAAGGTAAAAGAATAATATTATATTTTTATCCAAAAGATAACACTCCAGGATGTACTAAAGAAGCATGTAATTTTAAAGAGAATTATGATTTACTCACAAAAAATAATATTGTTGTGCTTGGTATTAGCAAAGATAATGCATCGTCTCATCAGAAGTTTATAGAAAAATTTAATTTACCTTTTATTCTTTTAACTGATCCTGAACCTTTTAAAGTTTCTTCTGATTACGATAGCTATGGACTTAAGAAATTCATGGGAAAAGAATATATGGGAATGATGAGAAATACTTTTTTGATTGATTCTGAAGGCAACATCGAAAAAATTTACTTAAAAGTAAAAGCAGCAATAATGGCTGATCATATAATTGCAGACCTTGGGTTAAGCTAA
- a CDS encoding DUF4912 domain-containing protein, whose protein sequence is MADGIMNKDQLLSLTLRQLRQEASKLSVPLYSRKTKAVLVDLILKYQDKSPQKTYLSSPQPKFEETYESNTINSSEEVKTNVVFLPRDPDWAYVFWQISDADREKAQSLGANRLCLRLFDASGSEGSNLNQGTLREIAVDSYSTEWYLPIPLADRDYKVELGYKYGFNWMSLAFSSISHVPGSHPSEQILDKFVPFNLDSTSESIPDISNPVASEQNGMHERLYQAATNISLRRKVGSEEFMENVNSTNLSDNLTDSGAGKWSSGLNDSGSGIVKNRSFWLVADAELIVYGATEPSAKLTIGGEDVPLAADGTFRIQVPFRDGTQKYDIKAVDISGDQEKSISMKFDRTTPLDDTNEKDNAETEWF, encoded by the coding sequence GTGGCTGATGGGATCATGAATAAAGATCAATTACTCTCACTTACCCTAAGACAATTACGTCAAGAAGCAAGTAAACTATCAGTACCGCTTTATAGTCGCAAAACAAAAGCAGTTCTTGTTGATTTAATACTTAAATATCAAGATAAATCTCCTCAAAAAACATATCTCAGTTCACCCCAGCCAAAATTTGAAGAAACTTATGAGTCCAATACTATAAATAGTAGTGAAGAAGTGAAAACAAATGTAGTATTCCTACCTCGAGATCCTGATTGGGCTTACGTTTTTTGGCAAATTTCTGATGCAGATCGAGAAAAAGCACAATCTTTGGGGGCTAATAGATTATGCCTACGATTATTTGATGCATCTGGTTCAGAAGGAAGCAACTTGAATCAAGGTACACTAAGGGAGATAGCAGTTGATAGCTACAGTACCGAGTGGTACTTGCCAATTCCACTTGCTGATAGAGATTATAAAGTTGAATTAGGTTATAAATATGGTTTTAACTGGATGTCATTGGCATTTTCCTCCATAAGCCACGTTCCTGGCTCTCATCCTTCTGAGCAAATTCTTGATAAATTTGTACCTTTTAATTTGGATTCTACTTCTGAGTCAATCCCAGATATTTCAAATCCTGTTGCTTCAGAACAAAATGGTATGCATGAAAGGTTATACCAAGCAGCAACTAATATTTCTCTCAGAAGAAAAGTTGGTTCTGAAGAATTCATGGAAAATGTAAATTCAACAAATCTTAGTGATAATCTTACAGACTCAGGTGCTGGTAAATGGTCATCAGGTTTAAATGATTCTGGAAGCGGAATTGTTAAAAACAGATCTTTTTGGCTCGTTGCTGATGCTGAATTAATTGTTTATGGAGCTACAGAGCCTTCTGCAAAACTGACAATAGGTGGAGAAGATGTACCCCTCGCTGCAGATGGTACTTTTAGAATTCAAGTTCCATTTAGAGATGGGACTCAAAAATATGATATTAAAGCAGTTGATATATCTGGTGATCAAGAAAAAAGTATATCTATGAAATTTGATAGAACTACACCTCTTGACGATACTAATGAAAAAGATAATGCTGAGACTGAATGGTTTTAA
- a CDS encoding type III pantothenate kinase has translation MVSEINFLLVGNSRLHWAQYSKNQSKFFHTKKEQKVPENIDLDQLIWASVGKLPNFLLRKENEIKTKDIQLSNLPDYFGVDRALACLAALSTIENPFKKDLLITDFGTILSITKLNSNGSILGGQLVPGFLTQLKSMEQNTKNLKVPEKFEIPKKDFLFNTEEAILKGVINSLNGVINSLFNPKKDILVICGGDSQFLTKFLETNKKNIINAPDLVMEGMIIHHLALKKLA, from the coding sequence ATGGTCTCAGAAATAAATTTTTTATTAGTAGGCAATAGTAGGCTTCATTGGGCTCAATATTCTAAAAATCAATCTAAATTCTTCCATACCAAAAAAGAGCAAAAAGTTCCCGAAAATATAGATCTTGATCAATTAATTTGGGCATCTGTAGGAAAACTTCCAAATTTTTTGCTGAGAAAAGAAAATGAAATAAAAACTAAAGATATCCAATTATCAAATCTTCCTGATTATTTTGGAGTTGATAGAGCTCTTGCTTGTCTCGCAGCTCTAAGCACTATTGAAAATCCTTTTAAAAAAGATTTGCTAATTACAGATTTTGGAACAATTTTATCGATAACAAAATTAAATTCAAATGGATCGATTCTTGGTGGTCAACTTGTTCCAGGTTTTCTAACACAATTAAAATCAATGGAACAAAACACAAAAAATCTTAAAGTTCCAGAAAAATTTGAAATCCCTAAAAAAGATTTTTTGTTTAATACAGAAGAAGCGATTTTAAAAGGAGTAATCAACTCTCTTAATGGAGTTATTAATAGTTTATTTAATCCCAAAAAGGATATTTTAGTAATCTGTGGAGGAGACTCTCAATTCCTAACAAAATTTCTAGAAACGAACAAAAAAAATATAATCAATGCTCCTGATTTGGTTATGGAGGGAATGATCATTCACCACCTTGCCTTAAAAAAATTAGCTTAA